A single window of Sphaerodactylus townsendi isolate TG3544 linkage group LG05, MPM_Stown_v2.3, whole genome shotgun sequence DNA harbors:
- the LOC125433318 gene encoding antithrombin-III-like, with the protein MVAKENLHSQNHCIVSFYSSSFTGIVSGGRDDLYVSDAFHKAFLEVNEEGSEAAAATTVLVMGRSFPAPRVVFNANRPFLVLIREVAINAILFMGRVTNPCSETT; encoded by the exons ATGGTGGCCAAGGAGAACCTCCATAGTCAGAACCA TTGCATTGTCTCATTTTACAGTTCATCTTTTACAGGTATAGTTTCTGGTGGACGTGACGACCTTTACGTATCTGACGCTTTCCACAAAGCTTTCTTGGAG GTGAATGAAGAAGGCAGCGAGGCAGCAGCTGCTACGACAGTTCTGGTGATGGGCCGTTCATTTCCAGCACCCAGAGTAGTCTTCAATGCCAACAGGCCTTTCCTGGTGCTCATAAGGGAAGTTGCCATCAATGCCATCCTCTTCATGGGCAGAGTAACCAACCCTTGTTCTGAAACTACTTAG